One genomic segment of Sminthopsis crassicaudata isolate SCR6 chromosome 4, ASM4859323v1, whole genome shotgun sequence includes these proteins:
- the GPR61 gene encoding G-protein coupled receptor 61 isoform X3, producing the protein MESSPLPQPSGNSSTLGLLPLPQGPPGVNGSPEAGHRDVASESVALFFMLLLDLTAVAGNAAVMTVIAKTPALRKFVFVFHLCLVDLLAALTLMPLAMLSSSALFDHALFGETACRLYLFLSVCFVSLAILSVSAINVERYYYVVHPMRYEDWPL; encoded by the exons ATGGagtcctcccctctcccccagcctTCAGGGAACTCCTCTACCCTGGGTCTGCTCCCTCTGCCCCAGGGCCCCCCAGGGGTCAACGGCAGCCCAGAGGCCGGGCATCGGGACGTGGCCTCCGAGTCCGTGGCCCTCTTCTTCATGCTCCTCTTGGACCTGACGGCTGTGGCAGGTAATGCGGCTGTGATGACAGTCATTGCCAAGACGCCCGCCCTGCGCAAATTTGTCTTTGTCTTCCACCTCTGCCTGGTGGACCTGCTGGCTGCCCTGACGCTCATGCCGCTGGCCATGCTCTCCAGCTCGGCCCTCTTTGACCATGCCCTCTTTGGGGAGACCGCCTGCCGCCTCTACCTGTTCCTGAGTGTCTGTTTCGTCAGCTTGGCCATCCTCTCGGTCTCCGCCATCAATGTGGAGCGCTACTACTACGTGGTGCACCCCATGCGCTATGAG GACTGGCCTCTTTGA
- the GPR61 gene encoding G-protein coupled receptor 61 isoform X1 yields MASVPVLGRASPEREPPAFPPGCSLQWSHSAYCQLFVVVFAVLYFLLPLLLILVVYCSMFRVARVAAMQHGPLPTWMETPRRRSESLSSRSTMVTSSGPPRTTPHRTFGGGKAAVVLLAVGGQFLLCWLPYFSFHLYVALSAQPLPPQQVESVVTWIGYFCFTSNPFFYGCLNRQIRGELSKQFVCFFKPSPEEELRLPSREGSIEENFLQFLQGTGCATEPWAPQTPVSPKQEPPAVDFRIPGQIAEETSEFLEQQLPSDITVSDGYLHPTLSPQPEP; encoded by the coding sequence ATGGCCTCTGTGCCGGTGTTGGGGAGGGCCTCACCAGAGCGTGAGCCCCCCGCTTTCCCTCCTGGCTGCTCCCTCCAGTGGAGCCACAGTGCCTATTGCCAACTCTTTGTGGTGGTCTTTGCTGTGCTTTATTTCCTGCTGCCCCTGCTCCTCATTCTTGTGGTCTACTGCAGTATGTTCCGTGTGGCCCGGGTGGCTGCCATGCAGCATGGGCCCTTGCCGACGTGGATGGAGACTCCTCGCCGGCGATCTGAGTCCCTCAGCAGCCGTTCTACCATGGTGACCAGCTCAGGGCCCCCACGGACCACCCCCCATAGGACCTTTGGTGGGGGGAAGGCAGCTGTGGTCCTGCTGGCTGTGGGCGGCCAGTTCCTACTTTGCTGGCTACCCTATTTCTCCTTCCATCTTTATGTTGCTCTCAGTGCCCAGCCCCTTCCTCCTCAGCAGGTAGAGAGTGTGGTGACCTGGATTGGCTACTTCTGTTTCACTTCCAATCCTTTCTTCTATGGCTGCCTCAACCGACAGATCAGGGGGGAGCTCAGCAAGCAGTTTGTTTGCTTCTTCAAGCCGTCCCCAGAGGAGGAGCTGAGGCTCCCCAGCCGGGAGGGCTCCATAGAGGAGAACTTCCTGCAGTTCCTTCAGGGGACTGGTTGTGCCACTGAGCCCTGGGCTCCTCAGACCCCAGTCAGCCCAAAGCAGGAACCACCAGCTGTGGACTTCCGAATCCCAGGCCAGATTGCCGAAGAGACTTCTGAGTTCTTGGAGCAGCAGCTTCCTAGTGACATCACTGTGTCAGATGGCTACCTCCATCCGACTCTCTCACCCCAGCCTGAACCATGA
- the GPR61 gene encoding G-protein coupled receptor 61 isoform X2 — protein sequence MESSPLPQPSGNSSTLGLLPLPQGPPGVNGSPEAGHRDVASESVALFFMLLLDLTAVAGNAAVMTVIAKTPALRKFVFVFHLCLVDLLAALTLMPLAMLSSSALFDHALFGETACRLYLFLSVCFVSLAILSVSAINVERYYYVVHPMRYEGKEYGCLTN from the exons ATGGagtcctcccctctcccccagcctTCAGGGAACTCCTCTACCCTGGGTCTGCTCCCTCTGCCCCAGGGCCCCCCAGGGGTCAACGGCAGCCCAGAGGCCGGGCATCGGGACGTGGCCTCCGAGTCCGTGGCCCTCTTCTTCATGCTCCTCTTGGACCTGACGGCTGTGGCAGGTAATGCGGCTGTGATGACAGTCATTGCCAAGACGCCCGCCCTGCGCAAATTTGTCTTTGTCTTCCACCTCTGCCTGGTGGACCTGCTGGCTGCCCTGACGCTCATGCCGCTGGCCATGCTCTCCAGCTCGGCCCTCTTTGACCATGCCCTCTTTGGGGAGACCGCCTGCCGCCTCTACCTGTTCCTGAGTGTCTGTTTCGTCAGCTTGGCCATCCTCTCGGTCTCCGCCATCAATGTGGAGCGCTACTACTACGTGGTGCACCCCATGCGCTATGAG GGCAAAGAGTATGGGTGTTTAACTAACTAA